The Paenibacillus antri region ATGATGCCGGGAACGACGTAGTTGACGTATTCCGTACCGGTCGCGATGGCTCCCCCGAAGACGAAGACGAACATGAGCATCAAGATGACCGGCAGCAGGATGCCGACCAACAACGTCTCCGGATTACGGAGCGTGTGCCTCGTCAGCCGAAGGAACAACGTCCATCCGTCCTGCAGCGTCTGAGCCCATCCCGAAAACAACGTCGTCATCCCGCCGCCTCCTTCCGCGCGTCGCCGGTCAGTCCGAGGAAGACGTCGTCCAGCGTCGGCTTCCTGATCTCTACGCCCGTCGGCTCCAAGCCGAAGTCGTGAAGTAAGTTGAGGGCGAGCCGCAGCTCCTCGAACGAAGACCCTTCCTGCGCTACGGGAACGCTGACGCTGCGATCTTCGATGCGGCCGTTCAACAGCCGCGCCCCGCCTGCCGCTTCCGCCTCGGATCGGAACGACAGCTCGATCCGACCGCCCCCGACGAGCCGCTTCAGTTGTTCCGCCGTGCCCTCTGCCGCGATCCGGCCGCGGTGCACGACCGCGATGCGGTCGGCGAGCCGTTCCGCCTCCTCCAAATATTGCGTCGTCAGGAACACCGTCGTCCCGCCGCGAGCCAGCTCGGAAATCATCTCCCACAGATGCAAGCGGCTTCGCGGATCCAAGCCCGTCGTCGGCTCGTCGAGGAAGAGCGCCTGCGGCTCCGCGAGCAGGCTGACCGCGATGTCGAGCTTGCGCCGCATGCCGCCGGAGTACGTCTTCGCGAGGGCGTCGGCCGTCTCGACCAAGTCGAACCGTTCGAGAAGACGGTCCGCGCGCTCGTTCGCGGTCCGGCGGTCGAGCCGGTACAGCCGCCCCATCATCCGCAAGTTTTCCCGACCCGTCAACAGCTCGTCGACGCCCGCGAATTGTCCCGTCAAGCTGACGATGCGGCGAACGTTCGCCGCCTCGCGCACGCAATCGAAGCCGCCGACCCTGGCGATCCCTTCATCCGGCCGAAGCAGCGTCGTCAGCGCGCGGACGGTCGTCGTCTTGCCGGCGCCGTTCTC contains the following coding sequences:
- a CDS encoding ATP-binding cassette domain-containing protein produces the protein MMMNDAIITVQGLKKRYGSRVVLDGIDFAVQRGSIFALLGENGAGKTTTVRALTTLLRPDEGIARVGGFDCVREAANVRRIVSLTGQFAGVDELLTGRENLRMMGRLYRLDRRTANERADRLLERFDLVETADALAKTYSGGMRRKLDIAVSLLAEPQALFLDEPTTGLDPRSRLHLWEMISELARGGTTVFLTTQYLEEAERLADRIAVVHRGRIAAEGTAEQLKRLVGGGRIELSFRSEAEAAGGARLLNGRIEDRSVSVPVAQEGSSFEELRLALNLLHDFGLEPTGVEIRKPTLDDVFLGLTGDARKEAAG